The following are from one region of the Flexibacter flexilis DSM 6793 genome:
- a CDS encoding Rpn family recombination-promoting nuclease/putative transposase — protein sequence MRAKYVNPFTDFGFKKIFGEEASKPQLIDFLNALLPPINKIKDLSFKNTEQLGQTEADRKAIYDIYCEAENGQKFIVELQKAKQNYFRERTIYYSTFPIREQAEKGNWNYNLSAVFCIGILDFTFDDYLASEHKDEVLHTIKLKNQHGKVFYDKLTYIYLEMPNFRKSEQELETRLDKWLYFIKNLEDFQQIPSIFKETVFVEAFEKAAIANFRQAELDSYEASLKIFRDNKAVFDYAQETAYNEGRTAGIQDGRIEGIKEGIKEGIKEGLQAGIKEGLEQGRKNAVIEMAKAMKTKGLPAQTIAELTGLSEQEINQI from the coding sequence ATGAGAGCGAAATACGTTAATCCATTTACTGATTTTGGTTTTAAGAAAATCTTTGGGGAAGAGGCCAGCAAGCCACAACTCATTGATTTTCTGAATGCATTATTGCCGCCAATCAACAAAATAAAAGACCTTTCGTTCAAAAATACGGAGCAACTCGGCCAAACCGAAGCCGACCGCAAAGCCATTTACGACATTTATTGCGAGGCGGAAAACGGCCAAAAATTCATTGTAGAACTTCAGAAAGCCAAGCAAAATTATTTCAGAGAACGCACGATTTATTATTCTACCTTCCCGATTCGGGAGCAAGCCGAAAAAGGCAATTGGAATTATAATTTGTCGGCGGTGTTTTGCATCGGGATTCTGGACTTTACGTTTGATGATTACTTGGCCAGCGAACATAAAGACGAGGTTTTGCATACGATTAAGCTCAAGAATCAACACGGCAAAGTATTTTACGATAAGCTCACGTACATTTATCTGGAGATGCCCAACTTCCGCAAAAGCGAACAGGAGTTGGAAACTCGTTTGGATAAGTGGCTGTATTTCATCAAAAATTTAGAGGATTTCCAGCAGATTCCGAGTATTTTTAAAGAAACGGTTTTTGTGGAAGCCTTCGAGAAGGCCGCGATTGCCAATTTCAGGCAGGCCGAGTTGGACAGCTATGAGGCGAGTCTGAAGATTTTCCGTGATAACAAAGCCGTGTTCGATTATGCCCAAGAAACAGCCTATAACGAGGGACGAACCGCAGGCATACAAGACGGTAGAATAGAAGGAATAAAAGAAGGCATAAAAGAGGGAATAAAAGAAGGTTTGCAAGCGGGTATAAAAGAGGGACTGGAGCAAGGTCGCAAAAATGCGGTTATTGAAATGGCTAAGGCCATGAAAACTAAGGGTTTGCCTGCGCAAACTATTGCCGAACTCACAGGGCTTTCGGAGCAAGAAATAAACCAAATTTAA
- a CDS encoding DUF4249 domain-containing protein, which produces MKNIKFYFQLLAVLVAFSSCDDVIDLDLNDGPIQLVVDGQLDNSAAQPDTILLKWTGSYFVNKPLPAATGATVKVNSSDGATYVFAETAEKSGKYVNQTFVGEVGKTYTINISNVQGNGYESETFTAASLLKRVPPIDSLKTNYRPENTGIYDKGYYIQYFGPEPVGSGDYYRFKMYVNGKLRNQPSDLAFTSDQLVDGNYIDDLELSSEPCEEGDTVKIETLSLTDDTYQFYLELQSQMQSGGGPFSPPFANVRTNIVNSNASSNKKAVGYFRCVGLSSASIICKP; this is translated from the coding sequence ATGAAAAATATTAAATTTTATTTCCAATTGTTAGCCGTGTTGGTGGCGTTTAGTTCTTGTGATGATGTCATTGACCTTGATTTGAACGATGGCCCCATTCAGTTGGTCGTAGATGGCCAACTCGACAACAGTGCCGCGCAACCCGACACTATTTTGTTGAAATGGACTGGTAGTTATTTTGTCAATAAGCCATTGCCTGCCGCCACAGGCGCAACCGTAAAAGTAAATAGCAGCGATGGCGCAACCTACGTTTTTGCAGAAACAGCCGAGAAGTCAGGCAAATATGTGAACCAAACATTTGTGGGAGAAGTAGGCAAAACTTATACCATAAACATTAGCAACGTACAAGGCAACGGCTATGAAAGTGAGACGTTTACGGCTGCTTCATTGCTCAAACGCGTACCGCCAATAGATTCGCTCAAAACAAATTATCGCCCAGAAAATACAGGAATTTATGACAAAGGATATTATATCCAATATTTTGGCCCCGAACCCGTAGGTTCTGGAGATTATTACCGCTTCAAAATGTACGTGAATGGCAAATTGCGCAACCAACCCAGCGATTTGGCCTTTACTTCTGACCAGCTTGTGGACGGAAATTATATTGATGACCTCGAACTAAGTTCCGAGCCATGCGAAGAAGGCGACACCGTGAAAATAGAAACACTTTCGCTAACCGATGACACCTACCAATTTTATTTGGAACTTCAAAGCCAAATGCAAAGCGGTGGCGGGCCATTTTCGCCACCATTTGCCAACGTGCGCACCAACATTGTGAATAGCAATGCCTCTTCAAATAAAAAAGCGGTTGGTTATTTCCGTTGCGTGGGTTTGAGTTCGGCTTCTATTATTTGCAAACCTTAA
- a CDS encoding TonB-dependent receptor, with protein sequence MKNPVCWLLGLCLTLFFIIPSQAQEKVTLSGYMKDASNGESMVGASIYVKELKGGTTTNVYGFYSITLPKGTYNITYSYVGYSSKTEQVTLNANLTKSIELGAESTQMQEVVVSAERKERQENVTSTQMSVNKMEMKTIKQIPAVFGEVDVIRAVQLLPGVTSVGEGATGFNVRGGSVDHNLILLDEAPVYNASHLMGFFSVFNPDAVKDLKLYKGGIPAAYGGRLASLLDIRMKEGNTKKTQVSGGIGTIMTRLSVEGPIKKDKISYVVAARRSYIDVLAKPFLKKDLAKSRLFFYDLSGKINYKIDDKNTVFMSGYAGRDVMRFGSEFQFNWGNATGTLRWNHIFNQKLFANFTTYYSNYDYSLGVPSGTQKFKWVSNIVNHSAKADFNYYITPDNTFNFGASAIRYTFKPGKVTGGGESIFNSQQLPNQQALEYAIYGSDEYKASPRLSFHYGMRFSMFDYRGNKDTLYTYKTVKEGDEKAIDQKNLDYMDKYQSVKFYNNFEPRFSVNYSLDERTSLKASYNRTTQYIHLISNSTAATPIDVWTPSTNNLKPQIADQVALGLFKNLGEDDDYETSAEIYYKTMQNQIDYINGAELLLNRNLESQLLSGKGRAYGLELYVKKNTGKLTGWISYTLSRTERQVNGINNNEWYVSKFDRPHNVVVVGMYELNDKWSLSATFTYATGTPVTFPNSRYEFDGLIVAHNSNDSRNGDRIPAYHRLDLGATRKANISKKYQGELVFSVYNAYARRNPFSISLQQKINNDKDASPYITEAHRLSIFGSFIPSVTYNFKF encoded by the coding sequence ATGAAAAACCCTGTTTGCTGGTTGTTGGGTTTATGCCTGACATTGTTTTTTATTATCCCTTCTCAAGCCCAAGAAAAAGTTACGCTCAGTGGCTACATGAAGGACGCTTCCAACGGCGAATCCATGGTTGGCGCAAGTATTTATGTGAAAGAACTCAAAGGCGGCACTACGACCAACGTGTACGGCTTTTATTCCATCACACTTCCCAAAGGCACATACAACATCACGTACTCGTATGTGGGCTATTCTTCTAAAACAGAACAAGTTACACTTAACGCCAACCTCACCAAAAGCATAGAGCTTGGTGCAGAATCTACCCAAATGCAAGAAGTGGTCGTTTCGGCGGAGCGCAAAGAACGCCAAGAAAACGTAACCAGTACGCAAATGAGCGTAAACAAAATGGAGATGAAAACCATCAAGCAAATCCCTGCGGTATTTGGGGAAGTAGATGTGATTCGTGCCGTGCAATTGCTACCAGGGGTTACGAGTGTCGGTGAAGGCGCGACGGGTTTCAACGTGCGCGGCGGTAGCGTGGACCACAACCTTATTTTGTTGGACGAAGCCCCCGTTTATAATGCCTCGCACTTGATGGGCTTTTTCTCGGTGTTTAACCCTGATGCCGTAAAAGACCTCAAACTTTACAAAGGCGGAATCCCTGCCGCTTACGGTGGCCGCTTGGCTTCGTTGCTGGATATTCGTATGAAAGAAGGCAACACCAAAAAGACACAAGTTTCGGGCGGTATCGGTACGATTATGACGCGTTTGTCGGTGGAAGGCCCTATCAAAAAAGACAAAATTTCGTATGTGGTAGCGGCGCGACGTTCGTACATCGACGTATTGGCCAAACCATTTTTGAAAAAAGATTTAGCCAAAAGTCGTTTGTTTTTCTATGACCTGAGCGGAAAAATCAACTACAAGATAGACGACAAAAACACGGTTTTCATGTCGGGCTACGCGGGTCGCGATGTAATGCGTTTTGGGAGCGAATTTCAATTTAATTGGGGAAATGCCACAGGAACACTGCGTTGGAATCACATTTTTAACCAAAAACTTTTCGCCAACTTCACTACCTATTACAGCAACTACGATTATTCGCTGGGCGTTCCGTCTGGAACACAAAAATTCAAGTGGGTTTCGAATATCGTGAATCACAGCGCGAAAGCGGATTTCAACTATTACATTACACCAGACAACACCTTTAACTTTGGTGCAAGTGCCATTCGCTACACCTTCAAACCTGGCAAAGTAACGGGCGGCGGCGAAAGTATTTTCAATTCTCAACAACTGCCAAACCAACAGGCACTTGAATACGCCATCTATGGCAGCGACGAGTATAAAGCCTCTCCTCGCCTATCGTTCCACTACGGCATGCGTTTCTCTATGTTCGATTATCGTGGCAACAAAGACACTTTATATACTTACAAAACGGTAAAAGAAGGCGACGAAAAAGCAATAGACCAGAAAAATCTGGACTATATGGACAAGTATCAATCCGTGAAATTTTACAACAACTTTGAGCCTCGCTTCTCGGTAAACTACTCGTTGGACGAACGTACTTCCCTGAAAGCCAGCTACAACCGCACCACGCAATACATTCACTTGATTTCTAACAGCACCGCCGCTACGCCAATTGACGTTTGGACACCAAGCACCAACAACCTCAAACCGCAAATCGCCGACCAAGTGGCTTTAGGGCTTTTCAAGAATTTGGGTGAAGATGACGACTACGAAACTTCCGCCGAAATCTATTACAAAACCATGCAAAACCAAATAGACTATATCAACGGCGCAGAGCTTTTATTGAACAGAAACCTTGAAAGTCAGTTACTTTCGGGCAAAGGTCGTGCTTACGGTTTGGAGCTTTATGTAAAGAAAAATACGGGCAAACTCACAGGCTGGATTAGCTACACACTTTCGCGCACCGAACGCCAAGTAAACGGCATCAACAACAACGAATGGTATGTGTCCAAGTTTGACCGCCCTCACAACGTGGTAGTAGTCGGAATGTACGAACTCAACGACAAATGGTCGCTTTCTGCTACTTTCACTTATGCGACAGGCACGCCAGTTACGTTCCCTAATTCTCGTTACGAATTTGATGGCCTGATTGTAGCGCATAATTCCAACGACAGCCGCAACGGAGACCGTATCCCTGCTTATCACCGTTTGGACTTGGGCGCGACGCGCAAGGCAAACATTAGCAAAAAGTATCAAGGAGAATTGGTGTTCTCAGTCTATAACGCCTACGCACGCCGTAACCCATTCTCTATCAGCTTGCAACAGAAGATAAACAACGACAAAGACGCATCACCATACATTACGGAAGCACATCGTCTTTCTATTTTTGGCAGCTTTATTCCTTCTGTTACTTACAATTTCAAATTCTAA
- a CDS encoding universal stress protein: MLHQVPFRRIAVAIAFSPRREAVLFEAAHLRELYDAELILIHIGEKQENKLVQLDALIDDYKIPHDKVHICWGKGLPAQKIVEICRHEQVDLLVAGALRKENLLNFYLGSVARYITMHAPCSVLIFTEPSRKVRRFQQIIVSARPEPVRPLTLYHAARLARKEKAQQLQIIREVEPLWSFSSVPAPPSERTVVAETEAIEEIFSGIKTKKLNLNISITSAREGHALKYIAQKQQADLLVLSAPQTHWPLVDRWIHRELHYLLSDLPTNLLLIKENKHVH; the protein is encoded by the coding sequence ATGTTGCATCAAGTACCATTCAGGCGCATAGCCGTTGCCATTGCTTTTTCGCCACGCCGCGAGGCCGTTTTGTTTGAGGCGGCGCACCTACGCGAGCTTTACGACGCGGAGTTAATACTCATTCACATTGGCGAAAAACAAGAAAACAAACTGGTGCAATTAGACGCGCTCATCGACGATTATAAAATCCCACACGACAAAGTACACATCTGCTGGGGAAAAGGCCTTCCTGCCCAGAAAATCGTGGAAATTTGCCGCCACGAACAAGTAGATTTGTTGGTGGCTGGTGCTTTGCGCAAAGAAAATTTATTGAATTTTTATTTAGGTTCGGTGGCGCGTTACATCACGATGCACGCGCCTTGTTCGGTGCTTATTTTCACAGAACCGAGCCGCAAAGTACGTCGTTTTCAGCAAATTATCGTCAGTGCCAGACCCGAACCCGTGCGGCCACTTACGCTGTATCACGCGGCGCGTTTGGCCAGAAAAGAAAAAGCCCAACAATTGCAGATTATCCGAGAAGTAGAACCGCTTTGGTCGTTTTCGAGTGTGCCCGCGCCGCCTTCGGAGCGCACCGTTGTAGCCGAAACAGAGGCCATCGAAGAGATTTTTTCGGGGATTAAAACCAAAAAATTAAACCTCAATATCAGCATTACGTCTGCCCGCGAAGGCCATGCCCTCAAATACATTGCCCAAAAACAACAAGCCGATTTGCTTGTACTCAGTGCGCCGCAAACACATTGGCCGTTGGTGGACAGATGGATTCACCGCGAACTACATTATTTACTGTCCGATTTGCCTACTAACTTGCTGTTAATCAAAGAAAATAAGCACGTGCATTAG
- a CDS encoding AbiH family protein encodes MQHDFLLNNKTFRQDKKNYQTLRGLGLKSNDYICAIYNLNFKNNTLYKMPKILITGNGFDLNLNLPTAYQDFIRITSFVQATNVKKWKFDDVYKNVGDWKYNKLKENIDKDFSFDKNNIEALKEKIIGNVWFDFFETELEIETWIDFETKINYVLNIIVDSTTLINRILFLTNQETNPKYPKGQIISSLLNGNVEYYKILTTFQLITINDYAKTEEINEEYLIQKYDSFLGFNHEKITNFLHEQLNEFIEIFCMYFRIFVYPLYDYVKQHVNNDWFKEIDYHFTFNYTPSFEKLYNSSKKTKTFFLHGKIESDKNNIVLGVNEMPESVINRKFYFPFTKYYQKLNKDTDYQFLNTLKYRDTMNIELYIWGHSLDISDADYINEIFDFIDKKKKDIQTVRKIVVIYHNKDSKSNLLLNLLHIRGKNDIESKMKDEKLLFIESTSSELKTLLNKELEPDYNSSYRPVAPSISY; translated from the coding sequence ATGCAACATGATTTTTTACTTAATAACAAAACTTTCCGACAAGATAAAAAAAACTATCAAACCTTGCGGGGTTTGGGATTGAAAAGCAATGATTATATTTGTGCTATATATAATTTAAACTTTAAAAATAACACGCTATACAAGATGCCTAAAATACTGATAACTGGTAATGGTTTTGATTTAAACCTAAACTTACCAACCGCCTACCAAGACTTTATTCGGATTACAAGTTTTGTGCAAGCAACAAATGTGAAAAAGTGGAAATTTGATGATGTATATAAAAATGTTGGAGATTGGAAGTATAATAAACTTAAAGAAAATATTGATAAGGATTTCTCTTTTGATAAGAATAATATTGAAGCATTGAAAGAGAAAATAATTGGAAATGTATGGTTTGATTTCTTTGAAACTGAATTAGAAATAGAAACATGGATAGACTTTGAAACAAAAATTAATTATGTATTGAATATAATTGTAGATTCTACTACTTTGATAAATAGAATATTATTTTTAACAAATCAAGAAACTAACCCAAAATACCCAAAAGGGCAAATAATATCTTCGCTATTAAATGGTAATGTAGAGTATTACAAAATACTAACTACTTTTCAATTGATTACAATCAATGATTATGCAAAGACAGAGGAAATAAATGAAGAATATTTAATTCAAAAATATGATTCATTTTTAGGCTTTAATCATGAAAAAATAACAAACTTTCTTCACGAACAATTAAATGAATTTATTGAAATATTTTGTATGTATTTCAGAATATTTGTGTATCCGTTGTATGACTATGTAAAACAACATGTTAATAATGACTGGTTTAAGGAAATAGATTATCATTTTACATTTAACTATACACCATCTTTTGAGAAGCTATATAATAGTTCTAAAAAGACAAAAACGTTCTTTTTACATGGAAAAATAGAAAGTGATAAAAATAATATTGTGCTTGGCGTAAATGAAATGCCAGAAAGCGTTATAAATCGTAAATTTTATTTTCCTTTTACCAAATATTATCAAAAATTAAATAAAGATACTGATTATCAATTTTTGAATACCTTAAAGTATCGTGATACAATGAATATTGAGCTTTATATTTGGGGACATTCTTTAGATATTTCTGATGCTGATTACATCAATGAAATATTTGATTTTATTGATAAAAAGAAAAAGGATATACAGACTGTTAGAAAAATAGTAGTAATTTACCATAATAAAGATTCTAAATCAAATTTATTGCTCAATTTGTTGCATATTCGAGGTAAAAATGATATAGAAAGTAAAATGAAAGATGAGAAGCTACTTTTTATTGAATCTACTTCATCTGAATTAAAAACGCTACTTAATAAGGAATTAGAACCAGATTATAATTCTTCTTATAGGCCAGTAGCTCCTTCTATTTCTTATTAA
- the porZ gene encoding type IX secretion system anionic LPS delivery protein PorZ, producing the protein MKKYSILILLILILGWNNAFSQPYKDIPVGTWRMHFAYNQALTLEETPSRIYTTTANSLFYFDKKSTELTSFTKMDGLSGLNITALRYSPAHKLLVVGYADGLLDFIADDGTITILSDIRRASIIGSKQINNITIQGDYAYLSTAFGLVVLNIAKKEIKESNTMLGNSGTSQIAVSNSALLRDTLYCLTSEGLKYISLSKNILNTTLWSVSSSVSNVSNIITANNKLYLSQNNNLLTGSGNRWSNTGLYMNYNIRSMKLANNGTGLVLAEYNNVYYADLTNNTSTQIYATSNQNFNDALLDATGKYWIADGWKGLRTLTNNNAEIQNYTINSPYEDACQRFYYYNGKMVAMYGGYDLGINAPLTKTTGYGVFENNEWKSYGAAEGTPNMPYVQDLVSAAYSAKDNTLYFASFSHGILTLKDTSYGLINHQTAGSQFVEILNDPNYPTLRISDIKVDNNNNLWAVSYLQSQKPAIHTKPNGSDQWKTFYFNSSQEQFVLDIEIADNNDKWLRVSPRGGGSIIVFNDAGVSRQLTTTTNIGGLPDGSVYCITKDLEGSMWVGTGKGMVVFDNPSTVLSGSVNARLPIIDGRPVLETDVVSAIAIDGGNRKWVGTRTNGIWLFDADCQKALAHFYTENSPLPSDNIMALGINASTGELFVSTDKGICSYRTTATAGTETHENVKIFPNPVKPDFEGYVAISGLVNNATVKITDVSGKLMYETTAQGGTATWNKKNYTGAEAESGVYLVFSSDDTGEQKFVGKVMVVK; encoded by the coding sequence ATGAAAAAATATAGCATACTTATTTTACTGATTTTGATATTGGGTTGGAACAATGCTTTTAGCCAACCTTACAAAGATATTCCTGTTGGTACTTGGCGAATGCATTTTGCTTATAATCAAGCACTCACATTAGAAGAAACGCCTTCGCGCATTTACACTACCACCGCCAACAGCTTATTTTATTTCGACAAAAAAAGCACTGAACTAACCTCTTTTACCAAAATGGACGGTTTGTCGGGGCTAAATATCACGGCCTTACGTTACAGTCCCGCACACAAACTTTTGGTAGTGGGTTATGCTGATGGTCTTCTGGATTTTATTGCTGACGATGGAACAATAACAATCCTTTCCGACATTCGCAGGGCCAGCATTATTGGGTCAAAGCAAATTAATAACATTACGATTCAAGGCGATTATGCGTATTTGTCCACTGCTTTTGGCTTGGTGGTACTCAATATCGCTAAGAAAGAAATCAAAGAAAGTAATACGATGCTCGGCAATAGTGGCACAAGTCAGATTGCCGTGAGTAATTCGGCTCTATTGCGCGACACACTTTACTGCCTCACCTCCGAAGGTCTCAAATACATCAGCCTTTCCAAAAATATCCTCAATACTACGTTGTGGAGTGTTTCTTCAAGCGTAAGTAATGTTAGTAATATCATTACCGCCAATAACAAATTGTATTTGAGCCAAAATAACAATTTGCTTACGGGCAGCGGCAATAGATGGAGCAACACGGGTTTGTACATGAACTACAATATCCGAAGTATGAAACTGGCAAACAATGGCACTGGGTTGGTATTGGCCGAATATAACAATGTTTATTATGCAGATTTAACAAACAATACCAGCACTCAAATCTATGCCACAAGCAATCAGAACTTTAATGACGCATTACTTGATGCCACAGGCAAATATTGGATTGCCGACGGATGGAAAGGTCTGAGGACATTGACTAATAACAATGCAGAAATTCAAAACTACACGATCAATTCTCCTTACGAAGATGCTTGCCAACGTTTTTATTATTACAACGGGAAAATGGTAGCTATGTATGGCGGCTATGACTTGGGAATCAATGCGCCACTTACCAAAACAACAGGATATGGGGTATTTGAAAATAACGAATGGAAAAGTTATGGTGCAGCCGAAGGCACACCGAATATGCCTTATGTGCAAGATTTGGTGAGTGCTGCGTATTCGGCCAAAGACAACACTTTATATTTTGCTTCTTTTAGTCATGGAATCCTGACACTCAAAGACACTTCCTACGGCCTCATTAACCACCAAACGGCAGGCTCTCAATTTGTCGAAATCCTTAATGATCCTAATTACCCTACGCTTCGTATTTCGGATATAAAAGTTGATAACAATAATAATTTGTGGGCGGTAAGTTATTTGCAAAGCCAAAAACCTGCCATTCACACCAAGCCCAACGGCTCTGACCAATGGAAAACTTTTTATTTCAATTCCTCACAAGAGCAATTTGTGCTGGATATAGAAATTGCGGATAACAATGATAAATGGCTGCGTGTTTCGCCGCGTGGAGGCGGCAGTATCATTGTGTTTAATGACGCTGGCGTTTCTCGGCAACTCACGACCACCACTAATATTGGCGGCCTTCCTGATGGTTCTGTTTATTGCATTACCAAAGACTTAGAGGGCAGTATGTGGGTCGGAACGGGCAAAGGAATGGTGGTCTTCGACAATCCAAGTACGGTGCTAAGTGGTTCTGTGAATGCTCGTTTGCCGATTATTGATGGCCGCCCCGTGCTGGAAACAGACGTTGTCTCGGCCATTGCCATAGACGGCGGCAATCGCAAATGGGTAGGCACACGCACCAACGGCATTTGGCTTTTTGATGCTGATTGCCAAAAAGCATTAGCCCATTTTTATACAGAAAATAGTCCTTTGCCTTCGGATAACATCATGGCTTTGGGCATCAACGCCAGTACAGGCGAGCTGTTTGTTAGTACCGACAAAGGCATTTGTTCGTACAGAACTACCGCTACGGCAGGCACCGAAACGCACGAAAACGTGAAGATTTTCCCGAACCCCGTAAAGCCTGATTTTGAGGGATATGTGGCCATTTCTGGACTTGTCAATAACGCCACCGTCAAAATTACGGACGTGTCGGGCAAGCTCATGTACGAGACCACCGCGCAAGGCGGCACAGCCACTTGGAACAAGAAAAATTACACAGGTGCAGAAGCCGAAAGCGGCGTTTATTTGGTGTTTAGCTCCGACGATACGGGCGAACAAAAATTTGTCGGGAAAGTGATGGTGGTGAAGTAG
- the carA gene encoding glutamine-hydrolyzing carbamoyl-phosphate synthase small subunit, translated as MKYIAKQDAFLLLEDGSLFKGQAVGKIGTTGGELCFNTGMTGYQEIYTDPSYTGQLIVQTVAHIGNYGVHVTETESSSVKFAGLVCGTFADVYSRTVSEGSLQQYLEKAGIVGISGLDTRQIVRHIRSKGAMNAVISSEMSDQEQLQAYLRSVPSMSNLELSSQVSTPHAYTVGSETASWRVAVLDLGVKESIIKNLVARGVQCRVFPAKTTFEQMQAWQPDGYFISNGPGDPAAMDYAVETVQAILASGKPLFGICLGHQILARACGISTYKMHHGHRGLNHPVKNLRTGRTEITSQNHGFAVNKADLLANAEVELTHLNLNDDTVEGLALLHKPAFSVQYHPESSPGPHDSTYLFDDFVALIANNAVLA; from the coding sequence ATGAAATACATTGCCAAGCAAGATGCTTTTTTGCTTCTCGAAGATGGCAGCCTTTTTAAAGGTCAGGCTGTCGGGAAAATAGGAACAACGGGCGGAGAACTCTGCTTCAATACGGGCATGACGGGTTATCAGGAAATTTATACTGATCCGTCGTACACAGGACAACTTATTGTCCAAACAGTTGCGCACATCGGCAATTACGGGGTTCATGTTACCGAAACAGAGTCGAGCAGTGTAAAATTTGCGGGGTTGGTCTGCGGTACTTTTGCAGATGTTTACTCGCGCACAGTGTCGGAGGGTAGCCTTCAACAATACTTAGAAAAAGCGGGTATTGTGGGCATTAGTGGCTTAGACACGCGTCAAATCGTGCGCCACATTCGCAGTAAAGGAGCCATGAACGCGGTTATTTCTTCGGAAATGAGCGACCAGGAGCAACTCCAAGCCTATTTGCGTAGTGTTCCGTCTATGAGTAACTTGGAACTTTCTTCGCAAGTAAGCACGCCTCACGCCTACACGGTGGGTAGCGAGACGGCCTCTTGGCGCGTTGCGGTGCTGGATTTGGGTGTGAAGGAAAGCATTATCAAAAATTTGGTAGCCCGTGGCGTACAATGCCGCGTATTTCCTGCCAAAACTACTTTTGAGCAAATGCAAGCATGGCAACCCGACGGCTATTTTATTTCAAATGGCCCTGGCGATCCTGCCGCGATGGATTATGCCGTTGAGACCGTACAAGCCATTTTGGCTTCGGGCAAACCACTTTTCGGGATTTGCTTAGGTCATCAGATTTTGGCCAGAGCCTGTGGTATTAGCACTTACAAAATGCACCACGGACACAGAGGCCTGAATCATCCAGTCAAGAATTTGCGCACAGGCCGCACGGAAATCACTTCCCAAAATCATGGTTTTGCAGTAAACAAAGCTGATTTGCTGGCCAATGCCGAAGTAGAACTTACGCATCTGAACCTTAACGACGATACCGTAGAAGGTTTGGCACTACTTCATAAGCCTGCGTTTTCGGTGCAATATCATCCCGAATCTTCGCCAGGTCCACACGATTCTACTTATTTGTTTGATGATTTTGTTGCACTTATCGCCAATAATGCGGTTTTAGCTTAA